In Diorhabda sublineata isolate icDioSubl1.1 chromosome 4, icDioSubl1.1, whole genome shotgun sequence, a single window of DNA contains:
- the LOC130443301 gene encoding 28S rRNA (cytosine-C(5))-methyltransferase, with translation MRNHSIKVPRLYKVSAQVAKEVSEGIGSIKNIVYEKQKKHPNIKAIYALVTTLFQKSEEIEILLKRSQLLIKEIKFDPWLAKILIVELLWGKKHLPGQSRPENTIRAYEQIFKAHLSDSGSKENDFKDKTKPRYVRVNTLKCSLNEAIEGFRDEGWILSQYLDKSNYEGYLEKIKSLNNDEFVIDIHVSNLLVFPSGTEFYKHPAYKNGTIILQDKASCLPVQILNPVPGSTVLDMCAAPGMKTTHLAAVINDKGAVYATEMNQKRFEVLKTIVSSCGATCVKTINKDVLSCTKEDFNGVEYILVDPSCSGTGMCDRTEKTEICPSRLARLSGFQIKILRHALTKFPDVKRAVYSTCSLLPEENEEVVRQVLETNYNFKLVPVGGLIGENWKNFGSDDYGDLGRFCMYAKPEDDCTNGFFVAVFERLAEGEENPFFNTRIFNFKKHVEANDKWKMKKQKKMEREIDNENGIMGKKEEDEERFLDKKQNKKKRNYGKSPEDANVEKEEENLYANEAKRGKNKKKTPNVAVEDRQDLNNVLEYEEEKNVACHSDLFENTRKKKKKTPNVAVDAQPDLNNDLEKEEGKNIVDSSDLSKKRKKTKKKTPNVTVDDQQDLNNDLEKGEDENVAGSSGLSVKRKKKEEREKRIK, from the exons ATGAGAAATCATTCAATAAAAGTGCCCAGATTGTATAAAGTATCTGCTCAAGTAGCTAAAGAAGTAAGCGAAGGAATaggaagtattaaaaatatcgtttacgaaaaacagaaaaaacatcCC AATATAAAAGCTATATACGCCCTAGTAACCACCCTCTTTCAAAAATCTGaagaaatcgaaattttattaaagcgatcccaattattaattaaagaaattaaatttgatcCATGGTTGGCAAAAATTTTGATAGTGGAACTTTTATGGGGTAAAAAACACCTTCCAGGGCAAAGTAGACCCGAGAATACAATCCGAGCTTACGAACAAATATTTAAAGCGCATTTAAGCGATTCCGGGAGTAAAGAAAACGATTTTaaag aTAAGACAAAACCGAGGTACGTACGTGTTAATACGTTAAAATGCAGTTTAAACGAAGCAATAGAAGGATTTCGAGACGAAGGATGGATTTTAAGTCAATATTTAGATAAATCTAACTACGAgggttatttagaaaaaattaaatctctAAATAACGACGAATTCGTTATAGATATACACGTATctaatttattagtatttcCATCCGGCACTGAATTCTACAAACATCCCGCTTATAAAAATGGTACAATTATCCTTCAAGATAAA gCGAGTTGTTTACCCGTTCAAATTTTAAATCCGGTTCCTGGTAGTACCGTTCTGGATATGTGCGCGGCTCCTGGGATGAAAACGACGCATCTGGCGGCGGTTATTAACGATAAAGGGGCGGTATACGCTACAGAGATGAATCAAAAACGATTCGAAGTTTTAAAAACCATCGTGTCCAGTTGCGGCGCCACCTGCGTTAAAACTATCAATAAGGACGTTTTGAGTTGTACCAAGGAGGATTTTAATGGCGTCGAATATATTTTGGTGGATCCCAGTTGTTCGGGAACAG gtatGTGCGATCGTACTGAGAAAACGGAAATTTGTCCTTCTCGTTTGGCGAGGTTGTCGGGcttccaaataaaaattctcaGACACGCTCTGACGAAATTTCCGGATGTCAAAAGGGCGGTGTATTCCACTTGTTCTTTGTTACCGGAAGAAAACGAAGAAGTCGTCCGGCAGGTTTTGGAAACGAATTACAATTTCAAATTGGTGCCGGTCGGCGGATTAATCggggaaaattggaaaaatttcgGTTCCGACGATTACGGAGATTTGGGAAGGTTCTGTATGTACGCGAAGCCCGAGGACGATTGCACCAACGGATTCTTCGTGGCGGTCTTCGAGAGGCTCGCCGAAGGCGAAGAAAATCCGTTTTTCAATACGAggattttcaatttcaaaaaacacgTCGAAGCCAAcgataaatggaaaatgaagaaacagaagaagatgGAAAGGGAAATTGACAACGAAAATGGAATAATgggaaaaaaagaagaagatgaagaacGTTTTTTGGATAAGAAacagaacaagaagaagagaaaTTACGGAAAAAGTCCAGAAGACGCGAatgttgaaaaagaagaagaaaatttgtaCGCGAACGAAGCGAAACgtggaaaaaataagaagaaaactcCAAACGTGGCTGTAGAAGATCGACAAGACCTAAATAATGTTTTAGAAtatgaagaagagaaaaacGTCGCCTGTCATTCAGATTTATTCGAAAAcacaagaaaaaagaagaagaaaactccAAACGTGGCTGTAGACGCTCAACCAGACCTAAATAATgatttagaaaaagaagaaggaaaaaatatcgtcgattcttcagatttatctaaaaaaagaaaaaaaacgaagaagaaaaCTCCAAACGTGACTGTAGACGATCAACAAGACCTAAATAATGATTTAGAAAAAGGAGAAGATGAAAACGTTGCCGGATCTTCCGGTTTGTCagtgaaacgaaaaaaaaaagaagaacgagaaaaaagaattaaatga